The DNA segment CGCCTGCGTAACCTGCTCCTTCGCCTGCGGGATAGAGGCCGGCGGTGTTCAGGCTGCAGAAATCGTCTCCGCGTAATATCCTTACCGGTGAGCTGCTGCGTGTTTCCACGCCAGTTAGCACCGCGTCGGGCATGTCGAAGTTTTCGAGTTTTCTGCTCATTGCGGGGATCGCTTCGCAGATCGCGGCGGCGACATAATCGGGGAGGCAATGGCGGAGGTCGCAGCCGGTAACGCCCGGTCGAAATGACGGAAGGACATTTCCGAACCGCGTTGTCGGTCGGCCCGCGAGAAAATCGCCTACTGTCTGGGCCGGGGCGTTATACGTCTCGCCGCCCATTTCAAAGGCCTTTTGCTCCCACTTGCGCTGAAACTCTATGCCCGCAAGATCATCGCCTGGGCCGAAATCTTCGGGTTTTACGCCGACGAGTATGGCAGCGTTGGCGTTTTCTCGATCGCGGGCGAACGAACTCATGCCGTTGGTGACGACCTGGCCGGGCTCGCTGGCTGCGCCGATGACTTCACCGCCGGGGCACATGCAGAAGGTGTAGGCTGATCGGCCGGTATCGCTGTGGTGGACGAGTTTGTATTCTGCTGCGCCCAGGCGAGGGTGGCCGGCGTACTTGCCGTACTGTGCCTTGTCGATCATATCCTGCGGGTGTTCGATACGCACGCCAATTGCGAACGGCTTGCGGGCCATCTGCACGCCTGTGCGATTGAGCATTGCGAACGTGTCGCGTGCGCTGTGTCCGATCGCGAGGATCACGGTTTCGGTGTGGATGGCTTCGCCGCTTGCAAGACGCAAGCCGCGGACATGAGAGTTTTCGATCAGCAACTCATCCATACGGGTTTCAAAACGAACATTGCCGCCGAGAGTTATTATCTTTTCTCTGATTCGGGCGACCATACCGACAAGCACATCCGTGCCGATGTGGGGCTTGGCGATGTATCGAATTTCTTCGGGAGCACCGGCCTGGATTAACTCCGCGATCACTTTATCAACCCTGCAGGCGCGGTCCTTTATGCCGGTGGTAAGCTTGCCGTCTGAGAAAGTGCCTGCGCCGCCCTCTCCGAACTGCACGTTTGAATGCTCGTCAAGTATACCCTTGTTCCAGAATCTCGCGACGTCTGCTGCGCGATCTTTTGCAGGCTTGCCGCGTTCGAGGATTATCGGTTTGAGGCCGGCTTCGGCAAGCAGCAGGCCCGCGAAAAGGCCGGAAGGTCCTGTACCGACGATGACCGGACGGGACTTAGGTATCCTAGTCAAAGAAGGAGGTGTATATTCTCGTTCTTTTGGCTTCTGAACGCCTTTGAGTGAGTCCAGGCGTCCTGTGAGCTCATCTTCGTCCTGTAGTTGCGTATCAACTGAATACACGAACGATACGCCGCGCCGTTTGCGTGCATCGATACTGCGGCGGTATATGCGCCAGTTCTGAATCTGTTCCGGTTTGACGCCCAGACGTTTGCAAACTTCGCGCAGCAGATCCTGCTCTGTATGATCCAACGGTAAACTTATGTCATTGATCCTTAGCATCACCCTGCCGGTCAATCCCTAAACCACCCCAGGTCATTCATTTTCATCCACCCCGCCGTAGATCGGCTTCATCTTGCCCAGGTTCGGCACGATCGGCAGTGCTCCCTCGAACGGCTTGTAAGCATCGCCCCAGTAGAGGAAAAACGCCTTGCCTACAAGGTACCCACGAGGCACGATGCCTTCGCGGTATGTCCTTCCTTCGTTGCCGATACCGGGTCCGCGCCACATGCGGCTGTCGTGGCTGATCGGGCTGTTGTCGCCGGCCATGAAATACTCGTCTTCATCAAGCGTAAACGGCTCGTTGGGTCGTGGACGCAGGACATTGCTTCCGTAATACATGTCACGCCATATCTCAATGTGACTTATGTCGATGTTGCTGGCACCGTAGATTTCTACGCCGGGCTTGTAATCGCGGCGATGCACTCCCATATCACCACGCTGGCGGCCTGCATCGTATTTGAGTACATTTTCACCAATGCGCAAAACGACCATGTGATCCACTATTTCAAAGCTGAACTCTGAGCCGTTCCACACACTTACTCCTGGAATATCGCGCTGAACAAGGACTTCCCTCTGTTCACCTGTGAAACGGTCAATGATCATCTGACCGGCAAAATCGACCCAACCACGGTAGAGGACATTGTTCTTTTTCAGACCTGCTCCGATCATGCCGTCATCACTTGCGGAAGTGACATTGAAGACAACACGGAGATCACTAACTTCGGGTCTTATAGCTATGGGATTGCTGTTATACGCATATCTGGCTTCGAAGTCGTGTCCGGTCCGGTCGACATAGTGTAGTGTGTTGATCCGGCTTTGCGGACTGACCAGTGAGAATACGGCCGAGTTTTCGACACTGGTGTTCCATATAGAACCATCTACATTTTCAAAAGGCTGCTGCCAGACTTGGTTAGTGTACGGCCCTTTGTCTTCGAGAGCCGCTGCGAGGCGATCCGCACGTCCGCCTGGCTGATAATCGTTTATGTATAGCGGCATCCAGAGTTCGTCCTGCACTTTTGGGGGTTTGCGCCGTATAAGGCCGTCGATATAAACGTCACCGTCTATCAGCTCCACGGTTTCGCCCGGCTTTGCGATAAGGCGTTTAATGTAGTTTTCCTCGGGCCGGATGGGATATTTGAACACGACGACATCCCAGCGATCAGGTTCTTTGAACTGGTAGGCAGCTTTGGAAACGAAAATACGGTCTCCGTTCGTTACGGCAGGCATCACTTCCGGGCTTGCCCAGTACGCGCAACTGGGGCATCTGGCATGCGGCAGTTCGCTGACTTCATCCGTTCCGAGATCGTATTCGTAGCCGCAGCGGGGACATCTGAGGTGGTAATGGTCGCCGCGCAGTGTCTCGGCCATGCTTCCGGTGGGTATTCTGAAGGCCTCTACTACGAACGCGCGGAATACAAATGCCAGCACAACGGCGATAAGCAGCCATTCGAACGTGTTTACAACACCGGCAAGTGTGGTATTGTAACGAGGCTCGAACTGTGATCCGGGCTGGTTTTCGCGAAATCCTTTTCCCATTTACTCAGCTCCATGAATGTCATTCTTAATCGGTCGCGGTGTCGGTTTGATAACGGCCGCCGTATATGGCTTTCATACCCCTGGTGTTGGGTACGAGCCTCGGGCCGAACCCCTTGTTCCCGATCTTTGGCTGATAACCGCCCGGCCAGTAGACAAAGAACGCCTTGCCGACCAGGTATTCACGCGGTACAACACCTTCGCGATACTCTCTGCCGCTGTTTCCTAGGCCGGGCTGATCCCAAAGCCTGCTGTCGAAGCTGGCTGGGCTGTTGTCACCGCACACGAAATACTGGTCGTCTGAAAGTGTGAACGGGTCACCTGCTCCTGCTCGTAGAATGTGGTCGCCATTTTGCGTAACCTGCGTGTAGTGCATGTCGCGGAATAGGCCTACATGACTGAGGGTCAATTCGCCGGCACCGAATATTTTTGCTTCGGGCATGACCTTGATTATTGTTCCAGCGTCGTCTCTGTCACGTCCCAGATCATATTCTATTTGAGAATCGCCGAATTCAAGTACGAGTCTGTGGTCGACATTCATAAAACGGAATCGTTTTGCTTCGTCGCCCTGGACCCACTTGCCTTGCCCGGCCGCAAGCTCTGTTATGGTGTCCTCAGCGTCTATTCGCGAAATGACCATGGTTCCGTCTGAGTTAACCCGGCCCCTGTAACGGATCCCGTATTTCGTCAGTTCTGCGCCGAGCACTGCATCGCCCTGCCCTGCCTGTACCTGGAACTGGGCCATCAGGTCACTGCATACGGGCATAAACTTGTAACTCCTTGGATTGTTATAAGCATATGAGGCGCGGAAATCGTTGCCTTTACTTGTGTCATAATAGATAGTATGGATATTATCCGGGGAGCTTTCGAGTTTGAACAGCCTTCCAGAATTTTCGGTCAGATCCCACTGAGAACCTTCGGTATTTACAAAGGGCTGGACCCAGGTATGGCCGTTGTATCTGGCGATCTCAGGCTCGACCGGGTGATAGTCATTATCATAGACAGACATCCACATTTCTTCCTGAACATTTTCAGGTTTGCGTGCCATTTTGCCGTCTATGTAGATGTCTCCGTCGACTATTTCCACCGTCTCGCCGGGCAGTGCGATCATTCGTTTGATGTAGTTGATCGCCGGCTCAACAGGATTTTTGAAGACAACAACATCCCAGCGGCTGGGTTCGATGAACTGGTAAATGCACTTGAGGACGAATATTCTGTCGCCCTTTGTCACCGGACCGACCCTTTCAGGGGGGACCACGGGACGACCGTAAGACAGCTTTACCGGGGCCATAAAATAGCCGCAGCTTGGACAACGCGGAGGCAGGGTTCTTTGGACCCTGTTGCCTCGGCCAGTACGGAGAGGCTCGATAACTACATTATCACCTCCGGGGGTCACGTTCGGGGACAGATTGTATCTCTGGTGGTCAAAGCCGTAATCATAAAGGTATCCGCACTGAGAGCATCGCAGTTTGAAGTGAGCGCCCTTTAGGCTGCTGGCCATGCTGCCGGTGGGTATCGTGTAGGCCTGCATTACAAATACGATAAAGACAAGCGTGACCGAAAATGCCATCAGCACCCATTCAGCCGTTCCGAGTACGGAATCCGCTAAACCAGACTTTTTGTTCTTATTCCGTTTATTTCTTTGCGCCAAAACTACGGCCTTTCGCTATCACCAAGAAACGATTTGCAACTCCATCAAGAATTACAAAAAAGTTGACCTCATCTAAATCCAGAATAGATGCATGTGCGGCTACGAAAAAATTAAAACCTGATTATTGCATCCAGAGCCCTGGCGGTCAAGAAGGTATTGCATTTTTCGGACATTACAACCCGCCGAGTGCCCATAATTGAACGATATGAGGCGATACTTCTATTAGAAATCTGCTTAAATATGCTTTTAATCACTTGGCCAGCAGAACTCGATAGCGGCAATGATGCAATCATTAAATGAAGGATTTGCTTTTAATGCAGCAGCGTCAAAAATATCCAAAAATATTTCTTGCTCGTTAGAAGTCTTTATTGTATAGTGATTTGCGATAGCTAACTGATTTTTAACAGCGTTCACAGCCACTTGGATCAGCTATCGTTTCCGCCCTTAATTACGGGGATTTTTTGTGCCTCAGCGGGGCTATTGAGTCTATTAACATCGATTTTTCTTTAATAAACTGCTAGTTTCGGGGAAGTCCATGGCAACCGTAACAAAGAAAGAACTCATCGACCGCATAGCGGATCAAACACAAGCAAAAAGAGTTGTAGTCAAGCGGATCATTCAGTCATTTCTCGATGAGATGGTGACTGAACTTTCGGATGACAACCGGCTTGAATTCCGTGATTTCGGCGTCTTCGAAACTCGAACCCGTGCAGCAAGAGTAGCACAAAACCCTAAGACTCTTGAAAGAGTGCAAGTACCTGCTAAAAGAACAGTAAAGTTCAAGATGGGCAGGCTTATGAGGGAAAAACTGAGCACACCCGTTGAAATGAGCGAAACCGAATAACAATCTTTGTTTAGTTTACGGTTGATCCGATCATCTCACGAATCGTTGTGCCGGCCATTGGCCAGAATCGAGAACCAGGAGTTCTAAAATGTCTGACGGAATTGTTAAGTGGTTCGACAGGAAAAAAGGGTATGGGTTTATTTCCTGCGGGCCCGATCCAGATGTCTTTATCCACCATTCTAACCTCGTTGATCGTGCAAAGCTGCCCAATGAAGGCGATCGCGTTCAGTTCGAGGTAGAGAGCGGCGAGAAAGGCCCTGTAGCCAAGAGAGTCGCTATAGTGTAAGTTGACTCGCCGCATCATTGCGCAAGTTCATTTATGAGCGAGTGGGGGAAGTGCGGATTAAATTGGGGATAAGGGGGGAGCTGAAAAAAGTGAATACGCCCGAGAGGATTCGAACCCCTAACCCTCGGTTCCGAAGACCGATGCTCTGTCCAGTTGAGCTACGGGCGCCTGTGGTCGTGGTAATATATTGTCCGCAGAGATGTCTGTCAACAACTAAGACGTGAGAATGGGCAGTTTTGGCATACGGGTCATTCATCTGTCCAGCTAAACGCAACAGAGCGACCGTGAAGCCGCTCTGCTGATCCAACCGGAACATTTCAAATTTCAAACAGCCTCTAGTCTTTTAGATAGTCGTTCATAGCAGCAGCGGCTATGCGTCCCTGGCCCATTGCCAGGATAACAGTTGCTGCACCCAGAACGATGTCTCCGCCTGCGTAGACGCCATCGAGAGAGGTTTTGCAGTCTTCGTCGACGACGATATTGCCCCATTTATTCATTTCAAGGCCCGGCGTGGTCTGGCCTATCAGGGGATTGGCACCGTTGCCGATCGCAACGATGACGGTGTCGACATCTATTTCGAATTCACTGCCTTCGATAGGTACAGGGCGTCTTCTGCCTGAATCGTCAGGCTCACCCAGCTCGTACTTAAGGCATTCAAGAGATTTGACGTAACCATCGCCGTCTCCCAGGATGCGCTTCGGGTTCTGCAGTGTTTTGAATATGATCCCTTCTTCTTTGGCGTGGTGCACCTCTTCGACCCGCGCAGGCATTTCCGCTTCGCTGCGGCGGTAGATCAGGTAGACCTCTTCTGCGCCAAGACGGACCGCGGTACGAGCTGCGTCCATCGCGACATTTCCGCCGCCGAGCACAGCAACCTTCTTAGATACAGCGATCGGCGTATCTGCGCCTTCGCCGAACTGATAGGCCTTCATGAGGTTTGCACGGGTGAGGTATTCGTTCGCGCTGTAGACACCAACGAGCTGTTCGCCCTCAATGTTCATGAATCGCGGCAGACCGGCACCTACGCCTATGTACGCGGCGTCAAAGCCGTCCTCTTCGAGAAGCTGTTTGACGGTTCGGGTACGGCCTACGATGAAATTGCACTCAAACTTGACGCCCATCTTCTCCAGGCCCTTGATCTCGCGTTCAACGATGGCCTTGGGCAGACGGAATTCGGGGATACCATAAACAAGCACACCGCCAGGCTTGTGGAACGCTTCGAAGACGGTCACATCATGTCCCGCCCTGCGGCAGTCTGTGGCAACTACTACGCCGCCGGGACCTGAACCTATGACTGCGACCTTCTTGCCGGTGGGCGGAGCTATCTTTGGTGTTGAATCGTTTTCTTCGCCCCAGTCAGCGACGAAACGTTCGAGACGCCCTATCGCGACTGCCTTGTCGACATCCTTGAATCTCTTGGCGACTGTGCATTTTTCCTGGCACTGTACTTCCTGCGGGCATACACGGCCGCATACAGATGGAAGCAGGGAGTTTTCCTTGATGATTTCCAGAGCCTGCTGGTACTGACCGTCCGCGATTGCAGACACGAAATCCTTGATCTTGATCTTTACAGGACAACCGGCCACGCAGGGGGCGTTCTTACACTGCAGGCATCGCAACGCTTCCAGTCTTGCCTGGGTTTCGGTATAGCCAGTCGCGACTTCGTCAATATTGTCGCGCCGCTCAGTTGCATCCTGAGCGGGCATGCCCTGCGGCGGGATCTCATATCTCTCTTTGGGCTTTAAATCGCCGTTGTTATGTTTTTCGAGTAGTTCCTGTAAAAGCTTCTTATCGTCAGTCACAAGTAAACTCCATGGTATATTTTCTGCTGCTTGGATCGGCAGTCTTGGGTTCTCTATTTATTATTGTTCGCGTCAAGACCGATACGGCACTTATGCTGATACTGCTCGTAGGCCTTTTTCTCGAGGTCCTTGTAAGCAGCCTGCCTTTTCATCATTTGATCGAAATCTACCTGGTGGCCGTCGAATTCGGGGCCGTCGACACAGACGAATTTCGTCTCACCTCCGACTTCGACACGGCAACCGCCGCACATGCCCGTGCCGTCGACCATGATGGTGTTAAGCGAAACCTGCGTTGGCACATCGTACTTGCGGGTAACTTCGCTGCAGAATTTCATCATTATCGCGGGGCCTATTACCATCGCGAGATCAGGTTTTGGCGATTGTTTGCAAATTTCTTCCAGAGGCTCGGTGACCAATGCTTTTCGCCCGCATGATCCATCGTCCGTAACTATGATCAGTTCATCACTGATAGATGCGAAGTCTTCTTCGAGGATAAGCAAGTTCTTTGTTCTGGCTCCAAGGACAGTCACAATTTCATTGCCTGCGTCCTTGAGAGCCCTTGCTATGGGAAGCAAGGGTGCGTTTCCAATGCCGCCGCCGACACAGACAACTTTGCCGAACTTCTCTATGTGCGTTGGGGTGCCAAGCGGCCCTGCAATATAGCCCATTTCATCACCAATGTTCAGCTCGGACATCTGGGCCGTGGTTTTACCAACTCTCTGCCATACCAGGCGAATAGTTCCTTTTTCGGTGTCAGCCCCGGCAATTGTGAGTGGAATGCGTTCACCAATTTCGGCATCGAGGCCGACGATTACAAACTGACCCGGCTTGCGGGCTTCGGCTATCAGCGGAGCTTTGACATCGACTGTGAAGACATTTTCTGACAATTGCTGCTTTTTAATTATCTTGTGCGCCACGTTCACCTTTCACGAAAAATCTGTCTGGAATTCGTGCGTTCCGGGCGGTCCTGTACCGCAATCTCAGAGCGCAGTTGAGAAAAGTGCAGGTATGATATGCAAGTTGTATCCATATGTCAAACGAAACAGTAAGCATCAACCGTTATACGGGGACAACCTTGCATTGGTCGGTGGTGATGCAGAAAAACACCTAAAAAACACTAGCAACTGTAAGGTACTGTCAGGCATGAACTTATGCTGCCATGGTTTTTGGAAATCGACAAATCTACAAAAGCAAAAAAATATTTCACAATTTGATATTTTTAGAAATTCTTATAGCTACCAAGCCCCCTGCTTATGGACTGGCACTCGAACCCCTGCCTATTCATGTCGGAGTGATTCGATCGGATCCATATGCGCCGCTCTGTAAGCTGGATATATTCCAAATGCAAGTCCGACTGCTGCACTAATACCGAAGGCCAGAACAAGCGAACCGGGAGTAATTACCGTCCGCATCTGACCGAAATAGGTAACTAATATGGGAATCAGTGATCCCACCGCCATCCCCAGTATACCGCCGCAGAGTGTCAGGATCAGCGTCTCTGAAAGGAACTGCATTACAATATCCCTCTGCCTGGCACCAAGTGCACGTCGGATGCCTATTTCGCGTGTACGTTCACTGACAGTCGCCATCATAATGTTCATGATACCGATGCCGCCCACCAGAAGGCTGATAGCCGCGATAGAACCAAGGACGATGGTAAATATACGCTGGACATCTTTAGCGCGCTGCATAAGCTCCAGCGGCACAATAATTTCGTAATCATTCTTCTTGTGAAATCTAGATAGTATAGACTGCACGCTCCGCCTTGTAGACAGAACCTGGTCGATTGTGCGCGACTGCACAATAATTTCCTGTAACTCAACACGCTCCAGTGTGGCACCGCCGGCTCCCATTTGGATTGATGTTTCTCCAAATCGCGTCCGGGCCGTTGTAAGAGGGATATAGATTTTGCCCGTATTCGCACCGCGTTCCTTTTCCGGATTGTTTTTCCCGCCCTGCAGCTCTGATGCAGCTATGTCTTTCTGCGCAGAAACCACACCGACCACACTGTAATAATCTCCACCCACTTTTATGTTCTGTCCCAGCGGATCGTCAAACAGAAAGAGTTCGTTGCGAACCTTATCATCGATTACACATACAGCCTGTTTGTAATGTGTATCTGTTGTCGTAATGAAACGTCCATACTTTAGGCTCAAGGACAATATTTCCCGATACCACGGCACAGTTCCGATGACCTCGGTTGAGACCCGGCTGTTGCGATAAAGAGCCTGATCCGAAATACGTCTGTTTGGCACGAGCACACGCACGTTCGGTATTGCACCGCGAAACCGCTCCGCATCGTCGTAAGTCAAACCATATTCTTTGAGCGTCTGCTGTTGACCGATGGATGATTTGTCTTCTGGGGGCGGGACCGTTTTGATGATGATGTTTCGACTGCCCAACTGCGATATTTTTTCCTGAGCATCCTGGCTGGCCCCTTCTCCAATCGCCAACATTGAAACGACGGAACTGACGCCGAAAATAATCCCAAGCATCGTAAGGGTTGACCGTAGACGGTGCATCCAAAGGCTTTTAACTCCCAGTTTCAGCGTGCGTTTGAAACGAAAAATCATGAAAGGCCGCCCTTAATTATATACGTCTTCTGCAATCTGCCCATCGAACAATCTGATCGCTCTTTGAGCATGCGTTGCAATATTCTCATCGTGTGTTACAACTACCAACGTCTTGCCTTCCTCGTGCAAACGGTCGAGGATGTCGAGGATGTCCGAACCGCTTTGCGAGTCGAGATTACCTGTCGGCTCATCCGCCAAGATGATCAGCGGGTCGTTCGCCAAAGCCCTTGCGATAGCAACCCGCTGCTGCTGACCACCACTTAATTCCGAAGGACGATGCCGCATTCTGTCACCAAGACCCACCATTTCAGCAAGCTCTTTGGCCCTTTCGTTACTCTCCTCTTCACTGTAGTTCTGGTAAAACATGGGTATTTCTATGTTTTCTATGACATTCAATTGAGAGATGAGATTGAAGGACTGAAAAATAAAACCGATCCTTGCTCCGCGTATTTTGGAAAGTTCATCATCTTCCAGTTCTGAGACATCTACCCCTCCCAGTTTATAGCTGCCGCTCGTGGGCCGATCGAGACACCCAATCATATTCAGCAGTGTAGACTTTCCCGACCCGCTGGGGCCCATTATAGTCACATATTCGCCGGTATTGATCGTCATGTCAATTTCACGCAATACCCGCAGTTTTGTCGGGCCAAGCTGATAATTCTTGCAAAGTTTTTCCATTAAAAGAATGGACTCTTTTTGCGCATTGGCATCAATATGGGTCATAAGGCTATTATCTTCCATCAATTCTGTCCCCGACTCTGCGTTTCCACACTGCCCCCGCCACCAGGAGCTTTCGATGGTATGTTGTCGCCGGACTGCGTTTCTCTCGAGGCGCCGCGTTCGCCCCTTCCGGAACGTCTGCGTCCCTGGGGTGAGCCTTGCTCTTCGCGGGCTGCCTGTCCATCATTGGGTGAACCTTCATCTTCGCTCTGGCCATCCTCTGCCCGACGGTTTTTCCATGCATTGTTAGACTGGACATAACCAGATTCCCCAGAGTAACTGTCGAATAAAGGAGGATTCATAAGCACCTGTTCACCTTCTTCCAGGCCTTCTACGATCTGAACCATTGTGTCCGTAAAAGCTCCTGTGCGAACCTGCCGTTCTTCAGGGCCGGGCTCTGATTCTACGTAACAGACCTTTCTACCACCACGGTTAGCCACAACCTGGATCGGAACCTGCAGCACCTCTTCCATATCCCTGACCAATATCTCCACACTGCAGGACATGCGTGTTCTCAGAAATTCATGTGTACCATCTATACTTACAAGCGTCTTATATACTTTCAGGTCTGGGTTCATCCAGCCCTGCTGCTGGTCAGGTAGCGGAGCAACCTCCAGCACTTCGCCATGCAGGGTTCTATCAGGGAAGGCATCCATGATGATCTGTGCCGGCTGACCGGCCCTTACTTTGTCCACTTCGGTCTCATGGACGCTGATCTCTGCGACCATGGCAGCGGTATCCGGCATCGAAATAATGGTCTGGCCTTCGTAGACAACTTCACCTTTGGCAATTATACCGCCTGAACCGCCTCGTCTCATAGCTCTGAACGTATCGCCGCTACCGCCCTCTCCGTAGATCACCAGCCCCGGCGCAACCGCTCTAATTGTGCAAAATTCTATCTGCTCCCGCAGTTCTTCCACGAAATTGCGTTGCGAATTATACCGCTCCTCCCAATTGTTCAAGCTTGCCTGGGCTTGCGCCAGTCTGGATCGGCATTGAGCGTAGGTCCGCTCAAGCTCTCGGCCAGCTTCAACGTAATCACTGAGATATTGCTCAGCGTTCTTCGGAAAATCGTAATTAAGGAACAGATCGAGATTAACCTGAGCATTTTCCCGGGAAAACTGACGACTTGTAACATCCAGCCTGTCCCGCTCCAACTGCAGATCCGAAACATAGTCCGCTTCGTGCAGCTTTTCGGAGCCTGCCAGTGTGTCCTCAGCAGTTGTAAGGTTGCCTT comes from the Anaerohalosphaera lusitana genome and includes:
- a CDS encoding HU family DNA-binding protein, which encodes MATVTKKELIDRIADQTQAKRVVVKRIIQSFLDEMVTELSDDNRLEFRDFGVFETRTRAARVAQNPKTLERVQVPAKRTVKFKMGRLMREKLSTPVEMSETE
- a CDS encoding cold-shock protein — encoded protein: MSDGIVKWFDRKKGYGFISCGPDPDVFIHHSNLVDRAKLPNEGDRVQFEVESGEKGPVAKRVAIV
- the gltA gene encoding NADPH-dependent glutamate synthase — its product is MTDDKKLLQELLEKHNNGDLKPKERYEIPPQGMPAQDATERRDNIDEVATGYTETQARLEALRCLQCKNAPCVAGCPVKIKIKDFVSAIADGQYQQALEIIKENSLLPSVCGRVCPQEVQCQEKCTVAKRFKDVDKAVAIGRLERFVADWGEENDSTPKIAPPTGKKVAVIGSGPGGVVVATDCRRAGHDVTVFEAFHKPGGVLVYGIPEFRLPKAIVEREIKGLEKMGVKFECNFIVGRTRTVKQLLEEDGFDAAYIGVGAGLPRFMNIEGEQLVGVYSANEYLTRANLMKAYQFGEGADTPIAVSKKVAVLGGGNVAMDAARTAVRLGAEEVYLIYRRSEAEMPARVEEVHHAKEEGIIFKTLQNPKRILGDGDGYVKSLECLKYELGEPDDSGRRRPVPIEGSEFEIDVDTVIVAIGNGANPLIGQTTPGLEMNKWGNIVVDEDCKTSLDGVYAGGDIVLGAATVILAMGQGRIAAAAMNDYLKD
- the lepB gene encoding signal peptidase I codes for the protein MGKGFRENQPGSQFEPRYNTTLAGVVNTFEWLLIAVVLAFVFRAFVVEAFRIPTGSMAETLRGDHYHLRCPRCGYEYDLGTDEVSELPHARCPSCAYWASPEVMPAVTNGDRIFVSKAAYQFKEPDRWDVVVFKYPIRPEENYIKRLIAKPGETVELIDGDVYIDGLIRRKPPKVQDELWMPLYINDYQPGGRADRLAAALEDKGPYTNQVWQQPFENVDGSIWNTSVENSAVFSLVSPQSRINTLHYVDRTGHDFEARYAYNSNPIAIRPEVSDLRVVFNVTSASDDGMIGAGLKKNNVLYRGWVDFAGQMIIDRFTGEQREVLVQRDIPGVSVWNGSEFSFEIVDHMVVLRIGENVLKYDAGRQRGDMGVHRRDYKPGVEIYGASNIDISHIEIWRDMYYGSNVLRPRPNEPFTLDEDEYFMAGDNSPISHDSRMWRGPGIGNEGRTYREGIVPRGYLVGKAFFLYWGDAYKPFEGALPIVPNLGKMKPIYGGVDENE
- a CDS encoding ABC transporter ATP-binding protein, whose amino-acid sequence is MEDNSLMTHIDANAQKESILLMEKLCKNYQLGPTKLRVLREIDMTINTGEYVTIMGPSGSGKSTLLNMIGCLDRPTSGSYKLGGVDVSELEDDELSKIRGARIGFIFQSFNLISQLNVIENIEIPMFYQNYSEEESNERAKELAEMVGLGDRMRHRPSELSGGQQQRVAIARALANDPLIILADEPTGNLDSQSGSDILDILDRLHEEGKTLVVVTHDENIATHAQRAIRLFDGQIAEDVYN
- the lepB gene encoding signal peptidase I, which codes for MAQRNKRNKNKKSGLADSVLGTAEWVLMAFSVTLVFIVFVMQAYTIPTGSMASSLKGAHFKLRCSQCGYLYDYGFDHQRYNLSPNVTPGGDNVVIEPLRTGRGNRVQRTLPPRCPSCGYFMAPVKLSYGRPVVPPERVGPVTKGDRIFVLKCIYQFIEPSRWDVVVFKNPVEPAINYIKRMIALPGETVEIVDGDIYIDGKMARKPENVQEEMWMSVYDNDYHPVEPEIARYNGHTWVQPFVNTEGSQWDLTENSGRLFKLESSPDNIHTIYYDTSKGNDFRASYAYNNPRSYKFMPVCSDLMAQFQVQAGQGDAVLGAELTKYGIRYRGRVNSDGTMVISRIDAEDTITELAAGQGKWVQGDEAKRFRFMNVDHRLVLEFGDSQIEYDLGRDRDDAGTIIKVMPEAKIFGAGELTLSHVGLFRDMHYTQVTQNGDHILRAGAGDPFTLSDDQYFVCGDNSPASFDSRLWDQPGLGNSGREYREGVVPREYLVGKAFFVYWPGGYQPKIGNKGFGPRLVPNTRGMKAIYGGRYQTDTATD
- a CDS encoding sulfide/dihydroorotate dehydrogenase-like FAD/NAD-binding protein — its product is MAHKIIKKQQLSENVFTVDVKAPLIAEARKPGQFVIVGLDAEIGERIPLTIAGADTEKGTIRLVWQRVGKTTAQMSELNIGDEMGYIAGPLGTPTHIEKFGKVVCVGGGIGNAPLLPIARALKDAGNEIVTVLGARTKNLLILEEDFASISDELIIVTDDGSCGRKALVTEPLEEICKQSPKPDLAMVIGPAIMMKFCSEVTRKYDVPTQVSLNTIMVDGTGMCGGCRVEVGGETKFVCVDGPEFDGHQVDFDQMMKRQAAYKDLEKKAYEQYQHKCRIGLDANNNK
- a CDS encoding NAD(P)/FAD-dependent oxidoreductase; this encodes MLRINDISLPLDHTEQDLLREVCKRLGVKPEQIQNWRIYRRSIDARKRRGVSFVYSVDTQLQDEDELTGRLDSLKGVQKPKEREYTPPSLTRIPKSRPVIVGTGPSGLFAGLLLAEAGLKPIILERGKPAKDRAADVARFWNKGILDEHSNVQFGEGGAGTFSDGKLTTGIKDRACRVDKVIAELIQAGAPEEIRYIAKPHIGTDVLVGMVARIREKIITLGGNVRFETRMDELLIENSHVRGLRLASGEAIHTETVILAIGHSARDTFAMLNRTGVQMARKPFAIGVRIEHPQDMIDKAQYGKYAGHPRLGAAEYKLVHHSDTGRSAYTFCMCPGGEVIGAASEPGQVVTNGMSSFARDRENANAAILVGVKPEDFGPGDDLAGIEFQRKWEQKAFEMGGETYNAPAQTVGDFLAGRPTTRFGNVLPSFRPGVTGCDLRHCLPDYVAAAICEAIPAMSRKLENFDMPDAVLTGVETRSSSPVRILRGDDFCSLNTAGLYPAGEGAGYAGGIISAAVDGIKVAEAVISG
- a CDS encoding ABC transporter permease, whose translation is MLGIIFGVSSVVSMLAIGEGASQDAQEKISQLGSRNIIIKTVPPPEDKSSIGQQQTLKEYGLTYDDAERFRGAIPNVRVLVPNRRISDQALYRNSRVSTEVIGTVPWYREILSLSLKYGRFITTTDTHYKQAVCVIDDKVRNELFLFDDPLGQNIKVGGDYYSVVGVVSAQKDIAASELQGGKNNPEKERGANTGKIYIPLTTARTRFGETSIQMGAGGATLERVELQEIIVQSRTIDQVLSTRRSVQSILSRFHKKNDYEIIVPLELMQRAKDVQRIFTIVLGSIAAISLLVGGIGIMNIMMATVSERTREIGIRRALGARQRDIVMQFLSETLILTLCGGILGMAVGSLIPILVTYFGQMRTVITPGSLVLAFGISAAVGLAFGIYPAYRAAHMDPIESLRHE